Part of the Nitrospinota bacterium genome is shown below.
TGCATGGGCTTTAATTGCCTCGAATTCTTCAAAAGTCAGTTTGCCGTTTTTATTGAGGATGCCGGCATCGATTTGGGTTTTTCCCACATCGTGGAGCATGCCGCCAAGACCTAAATCCCGGATGTCGTTGGACCCCATTTTGGTTTTGACCCCGTAACCCAGACAGTACAGGCCGACGTTGACGCTGTGAGTGTAGGTGTAATAATCTTTCGAGGTAATGGTGAATAAGGCATGAAAATCGGCGTCAGCGCTGGACAGACATTCATCCATCAGTTCCACCACTTGTTCCGAAGATTTAAGGATTTTGGGCGAAGCGTTGAACTCAAAAAAGTCCTTCATGATATCTTTCGACACATCATAAATTTTTAATGTTTTTTCCTTGAGGGATAGGTTGGGGTCGTCAATCATTTTTCTAAGGTGAACCGTAGCCTGACTGTAATACTTCATCATATCGTCGGCCTGGATGAAAAAATCCTCGGTCCCTTCCTTTTCCTCGATCAACTTTCGGACTTTGTCCTGATGTTCGGGGGAGGCGCTGGCAAATTTGACAAACTTAGCGGTTCCGAAGGCTTCGGTTTTATAAAAAATGTCAAAACTTTCCTGGAATTCGCCCTGCAGGAATTTGGTGTTAATCGGCCTGAAATTCGCATCCTCTTTTTCTAAAGCAGTTTTCACTCGCCACGCCTCAACTGGAAGTAATATTCCTTCACCTGATTTATATTATAAGGTATGTGTTGTGAATTTTTCAAGCTATTGAAAAGGCTAATTTTAGGCTGTTTCTTGCTGGAATTGGCTTGATTGGTTAAAATTGACCCATAGATGCACTGTAACTGGTTTAAAAGCAAGGGTTTTAGCCTTGTCGATCAATGGGTTGGGTCCTTTTTTGTTGAAGACCTAAGCAGGTATTTTTTTCGAAAAACTTAGGGTTTTTATCCGAAATGGGGAAAAACTCAGGTTTTAGTGGCGGGGTAAACGTTTGCCGCGTGAGCGATCAGGTAAATGATGGAACGGGTACAGCCCAGTAAATCCACCAGGGACATGCTTTCACCCGGTTCGTGCATACGGGCGTCTGCATCATAGGCCCCCAGGCAAATGGGTTGAACGTCGCCCAACGCGTCCAGAAGTTTGGCGACAAAAGGAATAGACCCTCCGCAACCGTACAGACAACTGGGTTGGCCGAATCCTTTTTCCAACGACTCCAACACCAAGGGGAAAACGGGATGTTTGCATTCCGTCATCCAGGGGGAAGCTCCCTTATCGACTTTTAAACCCAGCTCGAACCTGGAAGTAACCTGCTTTTTAAGATGATTTATCAGGTGCTCTATCGCCTGGGTGTCATTATTGCCGGGAGCCAGCCGTATTTCTACGATGGCCTTGGCCGTTGGGTTTTCAAAAAGACGGGACGTCCCATCGTGCTCTACCCGCAGGGACTGGGTTTTCATACTGCCATTGTTTGCTTCAAGGCAAGATGCAATATCTTTATGCAGCGACCCATCGTTGTGGACGAGCCTACCGATCATTTTTGCCAGTTGCAGTTCGGGTACGGGGAAAGGTCCGCCGTGCATTCCAGAGTGGGGGTCTTTGTCGGCTGACTGAAGGAGAAGGTCAAAGACAGCGGTTCCCGGTTGTGAAGAAAGTTGCTTGAGGGTCAATTTCAAATGAAACGGATTCCATTGGGTCAGTAAGCTTTGCAAAGAATTTTTCAGCGCACCGTCATCCTTGCAGGAAGAAAAAGTCAGTCGCGCTCCTGCCGCGCCAAAGATGATGGAGCCGGCAAGTCGGTGGCCGGGACGGACGTTGGCACAGGATTTTCTCAGTTGCGCCAGAATGAGGGCCTCTTTCTTTTCCGGGACGGTCAATCTTGTCTCCGGCAACAGGCCGGCGGCGTCACGAAGCATTTCGATGGATGTCGGAACGTTTGCATAACCGCGTGTTTCTTCCTCGGTCTCGGGGTGATCGGATTGGGCAATGGCGTCCACGGCCAGGGCATGGTCGTCATGGATCAGAGTGGCTAGCAGTTTATATAAGGCGGTTTGCGCGTCCCCATGTTCGTCTTTTCCAGTGAGTGTGGCTTCCAGTTGGATGATGCCACGGAGCGATGTGGTCAGCGCCGGAATGCCGGTGGCGGGGTTGATGACATCGGTGATGACCACACAATCGACGGACGAAAAAAATTCCTGGTTCTGCCGGATCTGTGCGGCCAGAGAATGCGACCCGCATTCTTCCTCGGTTTCATAGATCACCTTGATATTGCAGGGGAGGGCATGCGGCGACGATTTTAAAAGCGCGTCGATGGTCATGCCGATGGACACCACCCCGCTCAGGTCGTCGGCCGCGCCCCGGCCATAAGCCCGGGTCCGGTTTTCGTTCCAACGCAATTCGGTGGGCGGGACGCCCTCCCATTTCTGGAATCGGCCGTCATCCATGTAAGGTTGTTTATCCAGATGCGCGTAAAATAAAATAGTGGGCTTGTCGGGGGATGCCGGAATTTCCGCCAGTAAAATCGGGGTGGCGTCTGGATACTCAGGCGGCGGCTGATTGATTTTGATCCAGGGGAATCCGATCTGACGCAAATAGTCTTCGGCGCAGGCGAGTATTTCTTTCATATCGGTGGGTGTGGTCCGGTCTCCTGCAAATTCGTTGACGTTGAAACTCCGGCTGTCGATGCTCACCATTTTTCGGAGAAATTCCAGGTGCCAGTCCACCAGGTCGGAATTTGGCTGAACTTTTTGGCTGGCTGTTTCGTAGAGTTTTTTGGCGTCCATCGTTTGTTGGCCTATCCTTTGAAGGTCGTATCTTTACTTATTTTGGGTGGATGATATATTATAAGCCGCTGAGGTCCATAATTTAGCGGATTTTAAAGGATGATTCATTCTTTTTTATTTTTACGAATACGGAAACCGTATGGTAGACAGGTTCATTAATCTGTTCAAGTTGATACAGATATTTAAAGAACGGGGAAATTGGCAACTCATCCGCCATTCCCGCAAACAATTGCGGGATTTTCTGTTCTGCCGCAGCGGGATGAATCATAAATCCCTCGTTGGGGCGCTTGTCTACTGGTTTTATATGTTGAAAGGATTGGACGTTCTGGTTTGGCGTCTGGAAACCTTTGGGTTTCTTTTTTTGCCGGACCAAAGCAAGGAAGACCAACAGCGGTTGAATTCCTATCTCTAGAATTTTCCTTCCAGATTTCTTACGCTTCTCAAACAAGAGAGACTCTTGACCTCCTTCTTTTTAAAAAATAAAACGCTACAGATCATATTTCTGCTCTATTCTTCGGCCTTGATTTTTTTAGGTCGGCAGTTGAATGTGGGACTGCCAAATTTCGACGATACCTATTACGCCCAAAAAGCCAAAGAAATGATTGCGTCTGGAAATTTGTGGGTGGTGACCTTCAATGGGGTTCCGGATTTGGCCAATCCGCCTTTTCCTTTCTGGATGACGTCTTTGGCCTTCAAGGTTTTTGGAGTGTCGGGATACGCCGCAGTTTTTTTCACTGCTGTATTTGGTGTGGCCACTGTTTATTTGACCTATGCCTTGTGCCTGCAGCTTTTCAAGAATCATTGGATCGCCTTTTTTTCCGCCTTTGTATTGATTTTTCCTGGGATGTTTGTCGATTCCGCCCGCCGGGGCATGGTCGATATCATCCTGGCTTTTTGCGTTACCGGGGCGATGTATTTTTTTGCCAGGGGATTGGAAAACAGAAGGTATTATCTGCTTTTTGGACTCCTGTCCGCCCTGGCGATTCTGACCAAAAGCGTTCTCGGAGGGTTTCCCCTGGCCATTGCCGTGGTCACTCTGGCTCTGGCTGGCCGCTGGAAAGAAATGTTCAGCGCCTATTTTTTAATGGGCGTGGGTTTGGCTCTGCTACTGGGTTTCAGCTGGCACTTGATGAGCTGGCTCACGTTTGGCGACTCCTTTTTGCAAACCCATTTCGGCTTGCTGATTTTTAACCGGGGGTTTGGCGATGAATTTACATTTTCGGATTTTTTTGGCTATTGTCGCGATTTTCTGAAAAACTACTGGCCCTGGCTGCCCATTGCCCTCATCGGCTTGTTTCAGTTTGGCAAGCGATCTTTTCTGGAAAAAGATATTCGCTTTCAACTGCTGTTTATCTGGATCGTGTTTACTTTTCTGGTGATGAGCAGCAGTAGAAACCAGACGCTGCGTTACCTGTTCATGATATTTCCTGCACTGGCGATTGTGACCGCCAAGACCGTGGGAGATTGGCTGGATGAAAATGTCAGAGAAAAATCCTTGCCTTATATTGTCAGCATTGTCATGGCAACGGTGCTATTCGTGAACGCCACTCCTTTGCAGATGAAGGTCACTTTGTCCCCCAACAGTGTCGATGTCCGGCAACTGGCGGCGGTGATAAATTTAAACACGCCGGCGGATCAAACACTCGGCAATTACCGTCTTACTCTACACAATCCTCGCAATGCCCTGCTGTTTTACTCGGATCGTTTCATGGACGAGCCGCTTGGGGACCCCCTGAAACTTATGAGCCGGGTGGAAAACCAGCCGGATTCCACCTGGTTGACCTCGGTACACGAGTTTAAAAAACTGCAGCAGGATTATCCCGAACAATTTTATTTGATTCACGCCACCCGAAAATACGCTTATTTTACTTCTCTGAATAACCGGAAAAACGTCCGCTACGATTTTTCTGAAATGAAGGTGCCTCTGATTCGGTGAGTCTTGTCATTGATTGGTAAACAAAACAACCGTTTCAAGAAGGTCGGATTTGTTGAAGTCGAGGCCTTTTTCCCATAACCCGGTAAGATATTTTTTATCGACCCGCCTTTTTTTCCAGATCTGGTCGGTGGATTGCCGGGTCAAGGGGAGGTTCGTAAAGTTATCCTGCCATTCGGTTTCGCGTATGACCAGATAAACTTTTTTATCGGTCTTGAGAAAATCGTGCAACATTTCCGGGGTGAAAATATATTTTGAATATTGTCCTGCTAACACCTCCATCCGGGACTGATGACTGCCAAGCCTATAAACCCCGATGACCTCTTCGCCGCTTCCCGTATGAGCAATTTCCTGCGCGAATTTTTTCATGGGATAGCGGTTGAAAAACGGAATCGCATCGCCATGAATGAGAGCCAGGCTGAGTGTTTGAAAAACAGCCAGGGTCACGATCAAAGCCATCCGGCGTCTGGCGACAAACATCAGGAGCAGGATGGCAGGTCCCACGGCCAGAAACAGGGGAAGAAACATGATTCGGAACGGAACGCTGGATTCGGATTGCAATATCAACACGCCCCCAGCGACAGCGAAAGTCAGCAGGAAATAAATAATTAGCGTGAGATAAAAGGGGATTTTAAACAGAGGCTGGTTGAATCCCCGGTCAGAGCTGGCAAGGCGGGTGAAATAATGACCCAGGATCAAAGCCACTGCCGGAGAAGCCGGGAGCATATAGCGACTGTGTTCGATTCTAAAGGCAGTGAACAGTATGAGAGGGATCAAAATCCAGAGGAAAAGAAATAAAAGAGCGATGTTATCTTTGTCAAAAAAACTCAAAATCCGGGTTTTAAAATTTTGGGTCAACACTGCAAGAGAAAAAATCAGGAACAGGGACCATGGCAGGTAATAGCGGACAAAAACTCCCAGATAATAAAAGCTGAAAGGGGTTTGATGAACAACACGGTCCCGAAGTTCTGAACCGAGAATGTGGTTCACAAATTCGTCGCCATGCAACGCGAACATGGCGGCAAACCACGGAACGTCCACCATCAACAAAATCACCAATCCAGATAGCAGCCGCATTTCGCCGAGTCGTTTCCAATCTCCCCGAATAAAAAGCAACGCGGTGATCGTGAGCGCTGGAATGAGGATGGCTAGGGGGCCTTTGGTGAGAAACCCCAGTGCCATTGCAAAATAAAAGAGCAGATAATTTTGCGTCCGGTGGACTTCCTCCTGGAAGGCTTTGATGAAAAAATAGAACGCGCAAAGAATGAAAAAATTTAACGTCATATCCGTTGTGGCCCAACGGGAAATTTGAAAATGCAGGTATATGGATGGCAGGATCAAGGCGGCCAGCCTGGCCGCCTGGGTTGACAGCAAACGGCGCCCCAGTAGAAAAACCAGCACGGCGGACAAGGTTCCGAGTACCACCGACCACAGACGGGCGGAAACCAGGCTGACGCCGAATACCTTGTATGCAAGGGCCACCTGCCAGTAATACAAAATGGGTTTGGCAAACCGCTTTTTTTCGTGAAATACAGGCGTCAGGTAATCACCCGACTGCAGCATGTTTTTCGCGGAGATAACGTAAAAGGTTTCGTCCGTATGGTAGGGGGGAACTTCTCCTAATTGGTAGGAAAGTGAAAAAAAACAGAAGCCGGTCAATAGCGCCAGGAAAATAGTATTCTTAAATTTTGTCTGCAATGAAGATAGAAAGGTCGGCATGGATTTGAGGTAATAATTAAAAATCGGAACAGAGTGCTTCGATTGGGTGACTTTAGAGACGATCCAAGAGGGTCGTTCCCTAAAAAAGGTTTTAAGATGAAAAATGCAAGCGTGTGAATTATAATCCCTTTCAACCGGATCGAGAAATGGATTTGTGACTCTTTCCGCAAGGGGTCCTCCTTGTGTGCGTCAAAGAGAGAGCCTGCCTTCCTCTAATGAATTAAGGGCACCTCTAAAAATTATTTTATTACAGGAAATTGAACATTGTACAAGGATTTCATATATCAGTGGCACGGGCGACCTACCTTAAATTTAAGGGTAGGTCGCCTGTCCCACTAAAACAAAGCCATCTCCTTAAATTGACGATTAGGAGCATTTAGTCAATTTTTAGAGATGCCTTTAAATTTTCAGAGAGAACAAGAAAACGGAACACTATGGACAACCCGTCTGACAAACAAATTTTTGTTGAAAATAAACCCGCTAATAATGCTGGCGGCGAATCCTCAAGGCAAGAAAAGCGGGCTTCCGGTTTTCCATCGCATTATTTTATCCTCCTGACCTTCATTCTTTGGACGTTCGGATGCAATCAGATCTGGACTCTCCTGGACGCGCGGCCGCTATCCTGGGATCCGGCGGCCCACCTTCGCATCGCGTTTGGTTATTGGAGCGCGTTCATATCAGGGGCAGA
Proteins encoded:
- a CDS encoding HD domain-containing protein — protein: MKTALEKEDANFRPINTKFLQGEFQESFDIFYKTEAFGTAKFVKFASASPEHQDKVRKLIEEKEGTEDFFIQADDMMKYYSQATVHLRKMIDDPNLSLKEKTLKIYDVSKDIMKDFFEFNASPKILKSSEQVVELMDECLSSADADFHALFTITSKDYYTYTHSVNVGLYCLGYGVKTKMGSNDIRDLGLGGMLHDVGKTQIDAGILNKNGKLTFEEFEAIKAHAPLGQEILEGMKCHTAHVIEMAGQHHEQ
- a CDS encoding M20/M25/M40 family metallo-hydrolase; this encodes MDAKKLYETASQKVQPNSDLVDWHLEFLRKMVSIDSRSFNVNEFAGDRTTPTDMKEILACAEDYLRQIGFPWIKINQPPPEYPDATPILLAEIPASPDKPTILFYAHLDKQPYMDDGRFQKWEGVPPTELRWNENRTRAYGRGAADDLSGVVSIGMTIDALLKSSPHALPCNIKVIYETEEECGSHSLAAQIRQNQEFFSSVDCVVITDVINPATGIPALTTSLRGIIQLEATLTGKDEHGDAQTALYKLLATLIHDDHALAVDAIAQSDHPETEEETRGYANVPTSIEMLRDAAGLLPETRLTVPEKKEALILAQLRKSCANVRPGHRLAGSIIFGAAGARLTFSSCKDDGALKNSLQSLLTQWNPFHLKLTLKQLSSQPGTAVFDLLLQSADKDPHSGMHGGPFPVPELQLAKMIGRLVHNDGSLHKDIASCLEANNGSMKTQSLRVEHDGTSRLFENPTAKAIVEIRLAPGNNDTQAIEHLINHLKKQVTSRFELGLKVDKGASPWMTECKHPVFPLVLESLEKGFGQPSCLYGCGGSIPFVAKLLDALGDVQPICLGAYDADARMHEPGESMSLVDLLGCTRSIIYLIAHAANVYPATKT
- a CDS encoding glycosyltransferase family 39 protein; this encodes MTSFFLKNKTLQIIFLLYSSALIFLGRQLNVGLPNFDDTYYAQKAKEMIASGNLWVVTFNGVPDLANPPFPFWMTSLAFKVFGVSGYAAVFFTAVFGVATVYLTYALCLQLFKNHWIAFFSAFVLIFPGMFVDSARRGMVDIILAFCVTGAMYFFARGLENRRYYLLFGLLSALAILTKSVLGGFPLAIAVVTLALAGRWKEMFSAYFLMGVGLALLLGFSWHLMSWLTFGDSFLQTHFGLLIFNRGFGDEFTFSDFFGYCRDFLKNYWPWLPIALIGLFQFGKRSFLEKDIRFQLLFIWIVFTFLVMSSSRNQTLRYLFMIFPALAIVTAKTVGDWLDENVREKSLPYIVSIVMATVLFVNATPLQMKVTLSPNSVDVRQLAAVINLNTPADQTLGNYRLTLHNPRNALLFYSDRFMDEPLGDPLKLMSRVENQPDSTWLTSVHEFKKLQQDYPEQFYLIHATRKYAYFTSLNNRKNVRYDFSEMKVPLIR
- a CDS encoding glycosyltransferase family 39 protein; translation: MPTFLSSLQTKFKNTIFLALLTGFCFFSLSYQLGEVPPYHTDETFYVISAKNMLQSGDYLTPVFHEKKRFAKPILYYWQVALAYKVFGVSLVSARLWSVVLGTLSAVLVFLLGRRLLSTQAARLAALILPSIYLHFQISRWATTDMTLNFFILCAFYFFIKAFQEEVHRTQNYLLFYFAMALGFLTKGPLAILIPALTITALLFIRGDWKRLGEMRLLSGLVILLMVDVPWFAAMFALHGDEFVNHILGSELRDRVVHQTPFSFYYLGVFVRYYLPWSLFLIFSLAVLTQNFKTRILSFFDKDNIALLFLFLWILIPLILFTAFRIEHSRYMLPASPAVALILGHYFTRLASSDRGFNQPLFKIPFYLTLIIYFLLTFAVAGGVLILQSESSVPFRIMFLPLFLAVGPAILLLMFVARRRMALIVTLAVFQTLSLALIHGDAIPFFNRYPMKKFAQEIAHTGSGEEVIGVYRLGSHQSRMEVLAGQYSKYIFTPEMLHDFLKTDKKVYLVIRETEWQDNFTNLPLTRQSTDQIWKKRRVDKKYLTGLWEKGLDFNKSDLLETVVLFTNQ